Part of the Labilithrix sp. genome, AGAGCGCAAGCCTGCTCCCTATCTATTTGTTGAGAATGATGCGGAAGCCGATGTAGCGAGGATTGAGCTTGCCGTCCGGCAACTTCTCCTCTTCGTCTGCCCCGCTGCCGAGCGGAACGAGCGTCACTGTCGACGTGGTAGCGAGATCATCGTTCGTGAGCCCGGAGAGCTCCAGAGCGTCCTTCGTGAGGGTCAGTTGCGCGTCGTAGTACGGAAGAATCCGGTAGAACGCGGTGGCGTTCGTGAGCGACGGAACGAGGGTGGCTGGGTGGGCCGGCGCGCTGGCCCTGATGTACGGGAACGTCCCTGCGTCCGGATCCTCTGGATTGCCACCAGGTCCTTGCACCTCGACCGATGCATCCCCATACGTCACACCGACCGTCTGGTGCTCAAAGAGCTCGGACTGGCGCCAAACGTCGGAACCAAGCACCGCTTGCACACGAGATTGCCCGCTCGGCGAGGGCGGGCTCGACGTATCGAGCTCGATCAGCCAGGCATAAAAGTCCGTGTATGGCTCCGTACCGAAGACCTCGAAGTAGGTCTCGTCGTTGTTGCAAATGGTGAAGGAGTGGTTCGGTGACTGCCGGTGGGTGCATCCCGACGCATAGAGCAGGTAGAGCGCATCGGCCTTGATCGTGGAGGGGGGGATGACCTCCTCCGAAATGTCGAAGTCGGCGTACTGAACGAGCCGCAACGCCCCAGAGCCGCCCATCGGAACCGTGACACCATCGCCTTCGCTCGCGTTGTCCGAGGCGTCGTCGGAGGCGTCGAGCTCGTCGCCGGCGTCGTCGTCGGAGGCGTCGAGCTCGTCGCCGGCGTCGTCGTCGGAGGCGTCGAGCTCGTCGCCCGCATCGTCGGAGGCGTCCGAATCGGGCCCAGCGTCGTCCGAGGCATCGCTGCCGGCATCAAGCTCGATCGTCGGTGGCTCTGCGAGCTCCGACATCGCTGTGAGCTCTTTGCACGACTTGTCGGCGACACCGAAGGCCGCCAACGAGTCCTCGTAGTACACGACGATCTTGACGTAGCTATCGACCAACGCGCTTGGCAGGGTGGTTCGATCGAGCGTACCCGCGGCGAGGCCGGTGGACGGAAGAGCCGGCGAATCCACCGCGTCGGCCAAGGTCGGCGGTCCCGACTTCGAGGCCAAGAAGCAAAACCGTATCGGGCTCTCGACGGCAGTGATGCCGTTCAACGCGACGGCTCGCACCCCGCCGCCGCCATCCAACGTCGCCGTCGCATCGCCGGTGGTGGCGTCCGTCGTTACCACCGGCACTGATCCATCGGGAGCCCCTCCATCGGGAGGAGTGGTGTCGATCGTGTCGTCACCGCAGCTTGCCAGCGCGCCGAGAGTGGAAGCTAGCGCACCAAGAGCATAGATCAGTCTACCTTTGTGCATGAGGCTCGCGAGCCTAGCAGGTGCCGCGCCAGCTCGATACCCCGCCGGAGAAGGCTGAGAACGAAGAACGTTTCATACGCGGCGTGTCGGATGACCATCTACACGCCGTGAACCGCGTGAACCTCCAGTGAACCGCGTGAACCTCCCGTCTACGTCCAGTGAACCGGATGAACCCCCCGTCCACACTTTTGTGAACCGACAATGCACGGGAGTGCACGATCCAACCAGCATCGTCCGGAAGTTCTGAGAAACTCAGTTGGCCTCGCGCTTGCAGTTGACCCAAACACCAACTCACCGGCCAACACTGCGAGGCAACCCCATGAACGACATGACCGACACGACCGAGACGCCTGCTTCCCTCACCCTGAGCGTCAAGCGCATTCGGACGCATGTGCGTGGTGGTTCAGGGGAGACTCAGGGCCAATCGGCGGCGAGCAAGAAGATCGGAAGTATTCCTCCCAAGCCGCACGAGCAGAAGGCCAACATCGCCGCGAAGGTCGCGCAGGTCGGACGCTGAGGTGACCGAACGGTGAGGTGACCGAGTGGAGGGTGAATGCCTACGCGTTCACCCTCACCTTGAGCCTCGCGACCGGCGGTCAACGTCCAGTGAATCCCCCGTCCACAGCTTGTGAACCGGCAGTGCACGCGGGAACGAATCGGAAGTTCTGAGAAAACTCAGTTGGGCCGACCCAACCAACACCTCAATAGGCAACCCAATGAGCGATATGACCGACACGCCCGCCTCCCCCGCCCTTACCCTGAACGTCAAGCGCATTCGGACGCATGTGCGTGGTGGTGTTGACCTTCCCGATGGAAAATCGATCGGGCTGTCGGCGAAGAGTCTGAAGATCTGGAGTCTTCCGCCTATGCCGAACCATACCAAACCCATCGGCGGCTAAGGTGTGATCGCAGCAGGGTGGACCGTCGCGTTCACCCTCGCCTTGATCCCGACCATGTGACTGGGTATGAAGTTTGTCCGAAATCGTGGACACACCGGTCGCGGACCTCGCATCCCGTTGATGAACGTCCTCGACTCTCGCGGAGCGCGCGGAGCTGGATGATTCCCCGTAAAGGAGCGCGGTTGATCGGTGGCCAGCGACGGAGTTTGGCCGTCGCGATCGTTGTAGCGAAGCTGGTGGTGTCCGCGCCGGTGCTCGGCGCCGAGCCGGAGCCGGAGCGCGAGGAGGCACCTCAGGCCAGCCAAGAGGCTGCGGCCGAGACGGAGGCGCAGCAAGAAGCGCGGAGCCGCTTCAAGCGGGCGCTGGAGCTCGCGGACGATGGCCAGTTGGATGCGGCGCTCGTCGAGCTGAACCGCGCCTATGAGCTGTCGCCGAGCTATCGCCTCCTCTACAACGTCGGCGTCGTCCATCAGCAGTTGAAGGACTACACGCGAGCGCTCGAGGCGTTCGAGCGGTATCTCTCCGAGGGAGGTTCGGAGGTGCCTGCGGAACGTCTCACCGACGTCAAATCGCGCGTCGAGCGACTTCGCGATCGCGTCGCGTTCTTGGATGTTCGTGCCTCCGAAGAGGGCGTCGAGGTCAGCATCGACGATCGCCCTGTGGGGCGGACTCCGCTTCCGCCCGTTCGCGTCAACACGGGGCAGCGCAAGATCACCGTCACCCTCGCCGGTCGTAGCCCCCAGAGCCGGGTCATCGAGCTCGCGGGCGGAGAGACAAGAAGGGTCTCCTTCGATCTCGAAGTCGCCACCGCGGCACCGCGGGTGGTCGTTCAGTCGCACGAGAAGGTCAGCATCGCCCCGCTGGTGAGCTGGGGAGCCACGCTGGTCCTCGCGGGCGGTGCCCTCGGCACGGGCGTCGTGGCGCTTGGTAAATCGAGGGAATACGACGCGGTAACGCAGAAGTACCGCGTGACCGCCGAGGAGCTCCAATCGGCGAGGTCGGACGTGAAGACGTTCGCCATCTTGACGGACGTCTTCCTCGGAGCGGCCATCGTCGCCGCCGGTGTTTCGACGTATCTCACGTTTTCTTCAAAGAAGAAGAGCGCGGCTGCGTCGTCCTCCGTTCGCGTGGGATTCGGCGTCGGGACGGCCGCGCTGAGCGGGAGCTTCTAGGGAGTCGTGGCAGGGTTCGCGCGAACGCTCCGAGCGGTCGAGAGGGATCGGCCTCGAGCGTTGCTCGTGATCGCGATCGGACTGGTCGTTCTCACGGGTGTCTGGCTCGCGTGGATGGTTCTCGCGAAGACGACGCTCTATGTCGTCTCGGCGTCGAGTCGAGTCGAGACGAGCAGCAATCCGATCCCGGTTCAGGCCCCGGTCGCCGGCGTCGTCGTCGCCGCGAGCCTCTCGCTTGGCCGCTCCGTCTCGCAAGGAGAGGTGCTCTTCGTGCTCGACGCACAGAGCTTCGAGCTGCAACGACGCGAGCTCGAGGCACGTCTCGTCGGAGATCGCGCCAAGCTGGCGAGCCTCGTCGAACAAGTCGCTGCCGAAGAGCTCGCGCGCGACGCGCAGAGCGTCGACGTGAGCCGGGGCGTCGCGGCGGCGCGTGCTCGCTCTGCCGTCGCCCAGGCGGCCCATGCAGGAAAGCGCAGCGAGGACGAGGTCGTCGGGAAGCTCGCGGAGCAAGCGCTCGCGTCGAAGCTCGACAAGCTTCGGTCCGCCTCCGAGGTGCAGCAGACGTCCGCGCAGGCCGCGGCGAGCGCCGCCGAGGTCAGCCTCCAGGCGTCGTCGGGGACGACCGCGCTCCGCGATCGAGACGCACGCATCGCTTCGCTCCGTCATCAGCAGACGTCGCTCGAGGCCGAGATCCGGGTGGACGAAGCCAAGGTCGCCGAGCTCGCGTACGAGGTCGAGCGACGAACGGTCCGAGCTACGGTCACGGGCACGCTCGCGGACGTCGTGCCGCTCGCCGCGGGGTCGACCCTCGATCCTGGAGCCAAGGTCGCCACGATCGTCCCGGCGGGATCGCTCCGCATCGTCGCGCGCTTCGCGCCGGACGACGCCGTCGGGCTCGTCACGAAAGGGCAGCGCGCCGAGATGCGCGTCACCTCGCGTCCATGGACGCAGTTCGGCACGCTCCACGGACGAGTGCTCAGCGCAGGCAGCGAGCCACGCGACGGAACCGTGCGCGTCGAGCTCGAGGTGGTGGAAGAGAATCCTCGGATTCCGCTCGTGAACGGCATCACGGGCGACGTCGAGGTCGCGGTAGCAGAGGTCTCGCCGCTCGAGTTTCTCTTACGCCAAGCCGGCCAGAAGCTCGCGCCGGCGAAGAGCGCGCCCATGCGCGGACCGGCCGACCTTCCCAGCATCGCTGGCCCCTGAGCTGCGATGGGTCGATTCTTCCTCGCGCCGGAGGTCGTCCAGATCTCGTCGATGGACTGCGGCGTCGCGGCGATGGCCTGCTTCCTCAAGGGGGTCGGCCTCGCGGTCTCTTACGAGCGGCTCCGCGAGGCGTGTCACACCGACGTCGATGGGACGTCGATCGATGCGCTCGAAGACCTGGGAAACCAGCTCGGGATCGACTGCATCCAGCACCTCTTGCCGCCGGAGTCGGTCCTCGAAGAGGCGAGCAAGAGGCTGCCCGCCATCGCCGTGACGGTCGCCGCCGGTGACACGACCCATTTCGTCGTCCTCTGGCGACGTATCGGGAAATACTGGAATGTCATGGATCCTGCGCACGGGCGCCTTTGGATGCACGAGCGGAGCCTCTTCCGATGGCTCAAGTCTCACACCCAATCGTTCAGCCCGGACGATTTCGTGGCCTGGGCGATGGAGTCCTCGTTCACGCAGGGCCTTCTGGATCGCGTCACGCGGCTCGCCGGCCGCCAAGCGGCCGTGCAAGCGCTCGCGTCGGCGCGTAGCGGCACGTGGCGTTCTATCGCTGCCCTCGACGCCGCTGCGCGGTTCATCGAGGGGATCGTCGGCACGAGGAGACCGAGCTGGACGGGGGCGCTCTTCCAGAAGGCCCTCGAGGCCGCGAGCGACGAAGGCAGGGCAAAGGAGATCCCCGAGCGCTTCTGGTCGATCCGTGAAGGGCCCAACGGCACGGTGCAGCTCACGGGCAACATCCTGCTCGCCAACGCTGCGCCGGTGAGCCCGAGCTCCAATGGGCGCCTCCCGGCTGCAGGCGTGCCGGAGAGCCTCGTCCGCGCCGTCGCCGAGCCGGAGCCTTCGCTCTGGCAGATGATGCGAGGCCTCGGTGGCCGGTCATTCCCGCGTCTCATGTCGCTCATCGCCGCGCTCGCGGCGCTCTCGGGCCTTGTCTCGCTGGTCGAGGTCCTGACCGTGAGGGCCTCGCTCTCGAGCTCGGCGTTCTTCTCGCAAGTGACCCAGAAGGTCGGTCTGCTCGTCTGGCTCGCGACGCTGTTCGGAGGGCTCCTCGCGATCGAATGTGTGACCTTTCTCCTCCTTCGTCGCATCGGCCGTCGGCTCGAGACGAGGCTCCGGATCGGCCTCTTCGAATCGCTCCCGGGCCTCGACGACACCTTCATCCGATCGCGACCGACCTCGGACCTCGCGCAGCGCGTGCAAAGTATCCCCGGCGCTCGCGAGCTCCCCTCCGTCCTCGAGGGCGCCTTCCGGAGCGGCGTCGATCTCCTCTTCACCGTCGCGGCGATGGCGACGCTCGATCCCTGGATCGCCGTCATGGCGGTGGGCTCCACCGTGTTCTCGGCGATCTTCGCGATGATCGTCCGGTCCAAGGGGGAGGAGCTCGAGAACAAGGTTCAGTCCAACGAGGCTGGCATCCTCCACGTCATGGAGGACGCTCTGCTCGGGAGCGTCCCGGTTCGTGTGCACGGCGCCGAGCGGGCGCTCGTCCGCGAGCAGCGCCTGCGACTCATCCCCTGGGTGACGACGCAACGCGAGCGGCTGGTCTTCCACACCGCGACGATGCTCCTCGAGCAAGGCGTGACGTACCTCTTCATCGTCGCGATGCTCTGGCGCGGCGTCACGGCGTTCTCACACGGAGCCGGCTTCCTCATCCTGATGTTCTGGGCAGTCCGCCTCCCCGCCGCGGCGGCGGGGATCATCAGTGCAGTGCAGGTGCTTCCGCTCTACGGCGTGTCTCTTCGTCGCGCGATGGAGCCGCTGCGGAATGCGGTGGCGCCGCCTCGAGAGAGCGCTTCGCCGGAGTCGCGCGCCGGCGGCGTCGGCCTTCGCTTCGACGACGTCAGGGTGATGGCGTCCGGGCAGCCCATCCTCGACGAGGTACGTCTCGACATCCGCCCGGGCGAGCACATCGCCGTCGTCGGCCGCTCCGGCGCTGGGAAGAGCACGTTGATCAGCCTGCTCCTCGGGCTCCACTCTCCGGCGGCGGGGAAGATCTACGTGGATGGTGAGGAGCTCACCCGAGCACGGCTCGAGCGGCTGCGCCGGCAGACGGCGTGGCTGGATCCCAGCGTGTTCCTATGGAACGACACCTTCCTCTACAACCTCTCTTACGGGCACCCCGACGCGGGTTTTCGCTCCACCCAGAGCGCGCTCGAGGTCACCGATCTCGTCGGCGTCGTCGAGCGCTTGCCGAGCGGCTTGATGTCCAGCATCGGGAGCAGCGGCATGCTGCTCTCGGGGGGCGAAGGACAGCGACTCCGGCTGGCCCGCGGCCTCCTCAATCCCGCGCCGCGCCTCGCGCTGCTCGACGAGCCGTTTCGGGGGCTCGATCGCTCGGCGCGTGCGCGCATGATGCGCACGGTGCGCGAGACCTTCTCGCGACAGACCTTGCTCGTCGTCACGCACGACGTCGAGCACGCCGAGGGCTTCGATCGGGTCCTGGTCATCGAGGACGGCCGAATCAAGGAGGACGGCGTCCCGGCCGAGCTCCTCAAGAGACCGAGCCGCTTCCGCGATCTCTTCGAGGCCGACTGGCACAACCAAGATCGCGTCTGGGGCGGCGGTCGGTGGCGCTATGTCGAGGTCCAGTCCGGCGTCGCGCTCGTCGACAACGACGCCGACGGCACATGGACGCGCCGGTGATTCCGCTCGACTCACTCCTTTGGCCGATGGCTTCGGTCCGCGATGGACTGCCAGCTCTGGCGGTGGAGGCGCGCCTGCCGATACGGAGCGCGGTGCTCCCTCTGGGCGAGCCGAACGCGGCGTGGCTCGAGGCGGCCTGCGAGCTCCTGGGCGTCGACGCTGAGCTCGAGGAGGGGAGCGGGGACGAGCTTCCGTCGGCGCTCGAGCGACTGGCCCCGGGCCTCATCACGATCGTCCCCGCCGAAAGAGTGCTCTTCGTCGTGCGCGGCAACGCGCGACGGATCACGCTGCTCGCGGTGGACGGTACGCTCGTGCCCGTGCCCGTGCGCGAGTTGGCGCGCTGCCTCCGTGAACGGTTCGAGACGCCGGCGGAGGTCCCGAGCTTCCTCCGCGAGTTCCCCGTCGCGCGCGAGATTTACGAACGCTCTCGCACGAAGCTACCTCCGACTCGAGGCAAGCCGTTCTTCATGATCGCTCCGATCCGCGTCGCAGCCGAGCAGCCGCTCATGACGGAGCTCGCGAGCCAGGCGTTTGGCAAGCGGCTCTCCGGATCGTTGGCGCTCATGATCGTCGAGAGCGTCGTCGCGGTGGCCGCCACCCTCTTGCTCGCTCGAATCGCGATGGCGGGGTGGGTCGATCGCGCGAGCATCCTCGGGTGGGGGCTCGCCATGGCGCTCCAGACCGGTGTGACTGCGCTCCTCGCGCTCAACGTCGGGCAGCTCAACATCGAGCTCAGCGGCGCCCTCAAGCGACGTCTCCTCGCCGGCGCGCTGCGCCTGGAGACCGACTCCGCGCGGCGCGATGGAGTCGGCGCCAACCTCGCGCTCGCCGCAGAGTCTGCCGTCGTCGATCAGCTGTCGGTGCTCGACATCGCCCACGCCCTCAGCACGTTCGTGATCGTCGCGTTGGCGGTGGCTTACCTCACGACGCAAGACGCGCTCGCGGCCGCTGTCCTCGTGGTCTTTTGCGGTCTGATCGCTGCGCTCATCTACGACACCTTCCGCATCTCGTTGCAGACGATCCGTGCGAGCGTGAAGCTGACAGACGTCTTCGTCGAGCGCGTCCTGGGGCATCAGACTCGCCTCATCCAGCTCGAACGCCGCGACTGGCACCAGGGCGAGGACGAGCCACTCCACGTCTACACCGAGCTGGCCCAGCGTATGGACTTTCGAGTGGTAGCGCTCACGGCTGCGCCGCGCGTCTGGCTGTTCATCCTCGTGCTCCTCCAGCTCCGTCACCTGGTCGGCGCGCCGACGATGCGCCTCGATCTCGTACCGTTCATCGCCGGGTACGCGGCGAGCCAGGCGCTCGGCCAGTTCATCAGCGGCGGGCTACGCTTGCTCCGCTGGCCCGTCAGCCTGCGGCTGCTCCGTCGGGTCCTCGAGCAGGCGGTCGTCCCACGCAACCCCGACGTAACGCAGCTCCCCGAAGGCGAGCTCGACGATGGCGACGTGATCGTCCAGGCATCCGGCCTCCGCTACTCGTACGGGGCGGACCGTCCGCCAGTCTTGAACGGCCTCAACCTGGAGATCCGGTCGGGGGACCGCCTCCTCGTGACCGGTCCCTCCGGCGGAGGCAAGTCGACGCTGGCGTCCGTGCTGACGGGCTTTCGCAAGCCCACGGCTGGTCTCGTCATGTTGCGAGGGATCGATCAGCCGAGCGTCAGGCCTTCGGTCTGGCGGCGCCACATCGTCTCTTCACCGCAATTTCATGAAAATCATATTTTTCAAAATACACTTGCTTTCAACCTCCTCATGGGACGCGCTTGGCCCGCCTCCGCGATCGAGCTCCAGTCGGCCGAAGAGGTGTGCCGGGCGCTCGAGCTGGGTCCGCTCCTCGACCGCATGCCGGCTGGGATCCATCAAGTGGTCGGCGACACGGGCTGGAGGCTCTCCCATGGCGAGCGGAGTCGCATCTTCATCGCGCGCGCGGTGATGCAAGACGCCGATCTCCTGATCTTGGACGAGAGCTTTGGCACGCTGGATCCCGAGACGCTGACGACGGCGATGGCGGCCGTGAAACGCTTCGGACGCACGCTGATGGTCATTTCGCACCGATGAGTAGGTCATCGATCGGTGACTGTGACCTCACCACCACACGGCAGGTCCATCTGCTTGACGACGCCGGAGCTTCCGATGCGTAGCTCGTGGGGGCCGCATTTTACCGTCACCGAGCTCGGAGTCTGACCCACGGAGCGGCCGTCGACGAAGATGCGGCGACCGACGTTCGAGCCCTCGGTGCGAAGGAGCGTCATGTCGGGAGGTACCGCGGGGGCCGGCGGTTCGGGGGGAGGCGCCGATGATGCGGTCGGAGGCGGCGGGGGGGCCGAGGCGCTCACTGCGGGAGGGGTCGAGGATACCGTTGTTACCGATGATGACGTCGAAGTCGATGCAGTCGTCTCGGGCGGGGTCGGGACGCTCGATGCCGCGACTGCCGGCGATGCCGTGGCCGGTGGAACGACGGGGGGGACCGTGCGGTGCCATGTGAAGAACATCGCGGTGGCTGCGCCTCCGAGCACGACGAGGCCTAGGGCGAGGCCGGCGATGAGGCCGGTGCGCCTTCCTCCGGTCGGTTGGGGCGGTGCTGTCGTGATGATCGGTGGAGCCCACGAGGGCTGGGCTGTGGCTGCGCCGGCCGGAGGGCTCCACGGGGGCGGCGCGGCGGGCGTTGGCGGCGTGGCGGGCACCGGCGCCGTCACGGGCGCGGGCTCGAACGTCGGCTCGGGCGCGGAAGGGCGAGGCTGAGGCTGCGGAGGCGGTTGCGGGATGACCTGCGTCGTCTCTTCGATGGGAGCGGGAGCATGGCGGACGGCGAGCGCGGGGCGACTCTGCTCTGCGAGCTTCGCCGTTACGTGAGGAGAGAAGGCCGTCTCGGACGTGCCCGAGGAAGACTTTGCGCGTGGCACGTCGGGTCGGCTCGCGCGCGGGGGCTCGTAGGCGGAGACGGTCGAGTCCTCCTCTTCCGCCTCCGATTCCGACGCCACCGCGAGATGGGGGCGGAGCTGTTCGAGCCAGGTCGCGAGCTTCTCTCGTCCGATGTCCGTCGGAATGAGGCCGCGGAGGATGGAGACCATCTCGGACGCCGAGACGTCGCGGTCTTCCGATCTCGGGCGCAGGGCCCGCGTCACGGCGTTGCGAAGGCGCTGCGGGAGGTCGGGGCGGAGCTCGTCGAGCGACGCGAGCTGCGGCTCCGCCATCATCGTGAGGGCCTCGATCTCGGAGAGGCGCCCGCGCACGAAGGCCGTCTGATGGGTGAGGAGCTCCCAGAGCACGATCCCCGCCGCGTAGATGTCCGTTCGCGACGTGATCGCGCCGCCCTCGATCTGCTCGGGCGCC contains:
- a CDS encoding serine/threonine protein kinase, producing the protein MERLATSDTADVLLAKAEGPMGFERTVVLKVLLEHLMSDEGSAGAFAREAAAYARLADPAIVTLYEFSEHRGRLVMALEHVDGAPLADVLAVLAQAGRSLDDKTALYVAQRIFAALATAHRAPIIHRDVNPSNVLLSWDGEVKLTDFGFARFMGATHQSAFGMIKGTFGYMAPEQIEGGAITSRTDIYAAGIVLWELLTHQTAFVRGRLSEIEALTMMAEPQLASLDELRPDLPQRLRNAVTRALRPRSEDRDVSASEMVSILRGLIPTDIGREKLATWLEQLRPHLAVASESEAEEEDSTVSAYEPPRASRPDVPRAKSSSGTSETAFSPHVTAKLAEQSRPALAVRHAPAPIEETTQVIPQPPPQPQPRPSAPEPTFEPAPVTAPVPATPPTPAAPPPWSPPAGAATAQPSWAPPIITTAPPQPTGGRRTGLIAGLALGLVVLGGAATAMFFTWHRTVPPVVPPATASPAVAASSVPTPPETTASTSTSSSVTTVSSTPPAVSASAPPPPPTASSAPPPEPPAPAVPPDMTLLRTEGSNVGRRIFVDGRSVGQTPSSVTVKCGPHELRIGSSGVVKQMDLPCGGEVTVTDR
- a CDS encoding ATP-binding cassette domain-containing protein — encoded protein: MGRFFLAPEVVQISSMDCGVAAMACFLKGVGLAVSYERLREACHTDVDGTSIDALEDLGNQLGIDCIQHLLPPESVLEEASKRLPAIAVTVAAGDTTHFVVLWRRIGKYWNVMDPAHGRLWMHERSLFRWLKSHTQSFSPDDFVAWAMESSFTQGLLDRVTRLAGRQAAVQALASARSGTWRSIAALDAAARFIEGIVGTRRPSWTGALFQKALEAASDEGRAKEIPERFWSIREGPNGTVQLTGNILLANAAPVSPSSNGRLPAAGVPESLVRAVAEPEPSLWQMMRGLGGRSFPRLMSLIAALAALSGLVSLVEVLTVRASLSSSAFFSQVTQKVGLLVWLATLFGGLLAIECVTFLLLRRIGRRLETRLRIGLFESLPGLDDTFIRSRPTSDLAQRVQSIPGARELPSVLEGAFRSGVDLLFTVAAMATLDPWIAVMAVGSTVFSAIFAMIVRSKGEELENKVQSNEAGILHVMEDALLGSVPVRVHGAERALVREQRLRLIPWVTTQRERLVFHTATMLLEQGVTYLFIVAMLWRGVTAFSHGAGFLILMFWAVRLPAAAAGIISAVQVLPLYGVSLRRAMEPLRNAVAPPRESASPESRAGGVGLRFDDVRVMASGQPILDEVRLDIRPGEHIAVVGRSGAGKSTLISLLLGLHSPAAGKIYVDGEELTRARLERLRRQTAWLDPSVFLWNDTFLYNLSYGHPDAGFRSTQSALEVTDLVGVVERLPSGLMSSIGSSGMLLSGGEGQRLRLARGLLNPAPRLALLDEPFRGLDRSARARMMRTVRETFSRQTLLVVTHDVEHAEGFDRVLVIEDGRIKEDGVPAELLKRPSRFRDLFEADWHNQDRVWGGGRWRYVEVQSGVALVDNDADGTWTRR
- a CDS encoding PEGA domain-containing protein encodes the protein MIGGQRRSLAVAIVVAKLVVSAPVLGAEPEPEREEAPQASQEAAAETEAQQEARSRFKRALELADDGQLDAALVELNRAYELSPSYRLLYNVGVVHQQLKDYTRALEAFERYLSEGGSEVPAERLTDVKSRVERLRDRVAFLDVRASEEGVEVSIDDRPVGRTPLPPVRVNTGQRKITVTLAGRSPQSRVIELAGGETRRVSFDLEVATAAPRVVVQSHEKVSIAPLVSWGATLVLAGGALGTGVVALGKSREYDAVTQKYRVTAEELQSARSDVKTFAILTDVFLGAAIVAAGVSTYLTFSSKKKSAAASSSVRVGFGVGTAALSGSF
- a CDS encoding ABC transporter ATP-binding protein, whose protein sequence is MDAPVIPLDSLLWPMASVRDGLPALAVEARLPIRSAVLPLGEPNAAWLEAACELLGVDAELEEGSGDELPSALERLAPGLITIVPAERVLFVVRGNARRITLLAVDGTLVPVPVRELARCLRERFETPAEVPSFLREFPVAREIYERSRTKLPPTRGKPFFMIAPIRVAAEQPLMTELASQAFGKRLSGSLALMIVESVVAVAATLLLARIAMAGWVDRASILGWGLAMALQTGVTALLALNVGQLNIELSGALKRRLLAGALRLETDSARRDGVGANLALAAESAVVDQLSVLDIAHALSTFVIVALAVAYLTTQDALAAAVLVVFCGLIAALIYDTFRISLQTIRASVKLTDVFVERVLGHQTRLIQLERRDWHQGEDEPLHVYTELAQRMDFRVVALTAAPRVWLFILVLLQLRHLVGAPTMRLDLVPFIAGYAASQALGQFISGGLRLLRWPVSLRLLRRVLEQAVVPRNPDVTQLPEGELDDGDVIVQASGLRYSYGADRPPVLNGLNLEIRSGDRLLVTGPSGGGKSTLASVLTGFRKPTAGLVMLRGIDQPSVRPSVWRRHIVSSPQFHENHIFQNTLAFNLLMGRAWPASAIELQSAEEVCRALELGPLLDRMPAGIHQVVGDTGWRLSHGERSRIFIARAVMQDADLLILDESFGTLDPETLTTAMAAVKRFGRTLMVISHR
- a CDS encoding HlyD family efflux transporter periplasmic adaptor subunit, which codes for MVLAKTTLYVVSASSRVETSSNPIPVQAPVAGVVVAASLSLGRSVSQGEVLFVLDAQSFELQRRELEARLVGDRAKLASLVEQVAAEELARDAQSVDVSRGVAAARARSAVAQAAHAGKRSEDEVVGKLAEQALASKLDKLRSASEVQQTSAQAAASAAEVSLQASSGTTALRDRDARIASLRHQQTSLEAEIRVDEAKVAELAYEVERRTVRATVTGTLADVVPLAAGSTLDPGAKVATIVPAGSLRIVARFAPDDAVGLVTKGQRAEMRVTSRPWTQFGTLHGRVLSAGSEPRDGTVRVELEVVEENPRIPLVNGITGDVEVAVAEVSPLEFLLRQAGQKLAPAKSAPMRGPADLPSIAGP